From a region of the Malania oleifera isolate guangnan ecotype guangnan chromosome 12, ASM2987363v1, whole genome shotgun sequence genome:
- the LOC131144838 gene encoding protein LAX PANICLE 2-like isoform X7 has product MTMVPSVARLSEILSAGGLMSRLEGFNLYDQYNNSSMAEDDSRTNSTTLNDEPAPTISKENNIAAQDDERESNNNNNNEAGWLQLGIGGGHVTPGHDPTTSRRGGPVELDLFSSSPPQTATASFSYHFPEFRVPPGAGGFGAARSFLWQPGSGGSGDGAYFPHQEINWAFWPVPVRSLASGFSSCSSPSTSSSSPSSSAALMMMMPPPSAGGGAYFGRPFQVAGAAAVDVGAGPSSDLRVIDAPRRPHSGIWCMLQASQNHRDGRMTVRLLVKYLVNKLELGSESEVVVTPTISLDCIPHWWDGYGSSLN; this is encoded by the exons ATGACCATGGTTCCTTCTGTAGCTCGCCTCTCTGAAATTTTAAGCGCTGGAGGTCTAATGAGCCGATTAGAGGGTTTTAATCTTTATGATCAGTACAACAACAGTTCCATGGCGGAAGATGATTCCAGAACTAACAGTACTACTCTCAACGACGAACCAGCTCCCACGATCTCCAAGGAAAATAACATCGCTGCTCAAGACGACGAGAGAgaaagcaataacaataataataatgaagctgGGTGGCTTCAATTGGGTATTGGGGGAGGTCACGTGACCCCCGGCCACGACCCGACGACGTCCCGGCGAGGCGGACCAGTCGAGCTTGACCTCTTCTCCAGCTCGCCGCCGCAGACGGCTACGGCTTCTTTCTCGTACCATTTCCCGGAGTTTCGGGTTCCGCCGGGTGCCGGAGGGTTCGGCGCTGCGAGGTCGTTTTTGTGGCAACCGGGGAGTGGTGGGTCAGGGGACGGCGCTTATTTTCCTCATCAAGAGATTAACTGGGCGTTTTGGCCTGTACCGGTGAGAAGTTTAGCTTCGGGGTTTTCGTCGTGTTCGTCTCCTTCGACTTCGTCGTCGTCGCCGTCGTCTTCTGCGgctttgatgatgatgatgccgCCGCCGTCCGCGGGAGGAGGGGCTTACTTCGGGAGACCGTTCCAAGTGGCGGGCGCCGCAGCAGTAGATGTGGGTGCGGGGCCGAGCTCCGACCTGAGAGTGATCGATGCTCCCCGTCGACCCCATTCGGGAATTTGGTGTATGCTTCAAGCCTCGCAAAATCA CAGAGATGGAAGGATGACAGTTCGATTGTTAGTGAAGTATCTGGTTAACAAGCTGGAACTGGGTAGCGAATCAGag
- the LOC131144838 gene encoding protein LAX PANICLE 2-like isoform X8, translated as MTMVPSVARLSEILSAGGLMSRLEGFNLYDQYNNSSMAEDDSRTNSTTLNDEPAPTISKENNIAAQDDERESNNNNNNEAGWLQLGIGGGHVTPGHDPTTSRRGGPVELDLFSSSPPQTATASFSYHFPEFRVPPGAGGFGAARSFLWQPGSGGSGDGAYFPHQEINWAFWPVPVRSLASGFSSCSSPSTSSSSPSSSAALMMMMPPPSAGGGAYFGRPFQVAGAAAVDVGAGPSSDLRVIDAPRRPHSGIWCMLQASQNQDGRMTVRLLVKYLVNKLELGSESEVVVTPTISLDCIPHWWDGYGSSLN; from the exons ATGACCATGGTTCCTTCTGTAGCTCGCCTCTCTGAAATTTTAAGCGCTGGAGGTCTAATGAGCCGATTAGAGGGTTTTAATCTTTATGATCAGTACAACAACAGTTCCATGGCGGAAGATGATTCCAGAACTAACAGTACTACTCTCAACGACGAACCAGCTCCCACGATCTCCAAGGAAAATAACATCGCTGCTCAAGACGACGAGAGAgaaagcaataacaataataataatgaagctgGGTGGCTTCAATTGGGTATTGGGGGAGGTCACGTGACCCCCGGCCACGACCCGACGACGTCCCGGCGAGGCGGACCAGTCGAGCTTGACCTCTTCTCCAGCTCGCCGCCGCAGACGGCTACGGCTTCTTTCTCGTACCATTTCCCGGAGTTTCGGGTTCCGCCGGGTGCCGGAGGGTTCGGCGCTGCGAGGTCGTTTTTGTGGCAACCGGGGAGTGGTGGGTCAGGGGACGGCGCTTATTTTCCTCATCAAGAGATTAACTGGGCGTTTTGGCCTGTACCGGTGAGAAGTTTAGCTTCGGGGTTTTCGTCGTGTTCGTCTCCTTCGACTTCGTCGTCGTCGCCGTCGTCTTCTGCGgctttgatgatgatgatgccgCCGCCGTCCGCGGGAGGAGGGGCTTACTTCGGGAGACCGTTCCAAGTGGCGGGCGCCGCAGCAGTAGATGTGGGTGCGGGGCCGAGCTCCGACCTGAGAGTGATCGATGCTCCCCGTCGACCCCATTCGGGAATTTGGTGTATGCTTCAAGCCTCGCAAAATCA AGATGGAAGGATGACAGTTCGATTGTTAGTGAAGTATCTGGTTAACAAGCTGGAACTGGGTAGCGAATCAGag
- the LOC131144838 gene encoding protein LAX PANICLE 2-like isoform X10 has product MTMVPSVARLSEILSAGGLMSRLEGFNLYDQYNNSSMAEDDSRTNSTTLNDEPAPTISKENNIAAQDDERESNNNNNNEAGWLQLGIGGGHVTPGHDPTTSRRGGPVELDLFSSSPPQTATASFSYHFPEFRVPPGAGGFGAARSFLWQPGSGGSGDGAYFPHQEINWAFWPVPVRSLASGFSSCSSPSTSSSSPSSSAALMMMMPPPSAGGGAYFGRPFQVAGAAAVDVGAGPSSDLRVIDAPRRPHSGIWCMLQASQNQDGRMTVRLLVKYLVNKLELGSESEFWNPTK; this is encoded by the exons ATGACCATGGTTCCTTCTGTAGCTCGCCTCTCTGAAATTTTAAGCGCTGGAGGTCTAATGAGCCGATTAGAGGGTTTTAATCTTTATGATCAGTACAACAACAGTTCCATGGCGGAAGATGATTCCAGAACTAACAGTACTACTCTCAACGACGAACCAGCTCCCACGATCTCCAAGGAAAATAACATCGCTGCTCAAGACGACGAGAGAgaaagcaataacaataataataatgaagctgGGTGGCTTCAATTGGGTATTGGGGGAGGTCACGTGACCCCCGGCCACGACCCGACGACGTCCCGGCGAGGCGGACCAGTCGAGCTTGACCTCTTCTCCAGCTCGCCGCCGCAGACGGCTACGGCTTCTTTCTCGTACCATTTCCCGGAGTTTCGGGTTCCGCCGGGTGCCGGAGGGTTCGGCGCTGCGAGGTCGTTTTTGTGGCAACCGGGGAGTGGTGGGTCAGGGGACGGCGCTTATTTTCCTCATCAAGAGATTAACTGGGCGTTTTGGCCTGTACCGGTGAGAAGTTTAGCTTCGGGGTTTTCGTCGTGTTCGTCTCCTTCGACTTCGTCGTCGTCGCCGTCGTCTTCTGCGgctttgatgatgatgatgccgCCGCCGTCCGCGGGAGGAGGGGCTTACTTCGGGAGACCGTTCCAAGTGGCGGGCGCCGCAGCAGTAGATGTGGGTGCGGGGCCGAGCTCCGACCTGAGAGTGATCGATGCTCCCCGTCGACCCCATTCGGGAATTTGGTGTATGCTTCAAGCCTCGCAAAATCA AGATGGAAGGATGACAGTTCGATTGTTAGTGAAGTATCTGGTTAACAAGCTGGAACTGGGTAGCGAATCAGag
- the LOC131144838 gene encoding protein LAX PANICLE 2-like isoform X9 — protein sequence MTMVPSVARLSEILSAGGLMSRLEGFNLYDQYNNSSMAEDDSRTNSTTLNDEPAPTISKENNIAAQDDERESNNNNNNEAGWLQLGIGGGHVTPGHDPTTSRRGGPVELDLFSSSPPQTATASFSYHFPEFRVPPGAGGFGAARSFLWQPGSGGSGDGAYFPHQEINWAFWPVPVRSLASGFSSCSSPSTSSSSPSSSAALMMMMPPPSAGGGAYFGRPFQVAGAAAVDVGAGPSSDLRVIDAPRRPHSGIWCMLQASQNHRDGRMTVRLLVKYLVNKLELGSESEFWNPTK from the exons ATGACCATGGTTCCTTCTGTAGCTCGCCTCTCTGAAATTTTAAGCGCTGGAGGTCTAATGAGCCGATTAGAGGGTTTTAATCTTTATGATCAGTACAACAACAGTTCCATGGCGGAAGATGATTCCAGAACTAACAGTACTACTCTCAACGACGAACCAGCTCCCACGATCTCCAAGGAAAATAACATCGCTGCTCAAGACGACGAGAGAgaaagcaataacaataataataatgaagctgGGTGGCTTCAATTGGGTATTGGGGGAGGTCACGTGACCCCCGGCCACGACCCGACGACGTCCCGGCGAGGCGGACCAGTCGAGCTTGACCTCTTCTCCAGCTCGCCGCCGCAGACGGCTACGGCTTCTTTCTCGTACCATTTCCCGGAGTTTCGGGTTCCGCCGGGTGCCGGAGGGTTCGGCGCTGCGAGGTCGTTTTTGTGGCAACCGGGGAGTGGTGGGTCAGGGGACGGCGCTTATTTTCCTCATCAAGAGATTAACTGGGCGTTTTGGCCTGTACCGGTGAGAAGTTTAGCTTCGGGGTTTTCGTCGTGTTCGTCTCCTTCGACTTCGTCGTCGTCGCCGTCGTCTTCTGCGgctttgatgatgatgatgccgCCGCCGTCCGCGGGAGGAGGGGCTTACTTCGGGAGACCGTTCCAAGTGGCGGGCGCCGCAGCAGTAGATGTGGGTGCGGGGCCGAGCTCCGACCTGAGAGTGATCGATGCTCCCCGTCGACCCCATTCGGGAATTTGGTGTATGCTTCAAGCCTCGCAAAATCA CAGAGATGGAAGGATGACAGTTCGATTGTTAGTGAAGTATCTGGTTAACAAGCTGGAACTGGGTAGCGAATCAGag